From Mycobacterium cookii:
ACGGATTTCACGATCCGGGTGGACACTTCAACGCCGCCCCGGCCGAGGCGCCGGCTGCCGGTGTACTGACGTCGCCCGTCCAGCGCCCGGCCGGTACCGGCCGCCGTCGCGGTCATCTTCGGGTGCTGCCCGACCCCGCCGACTAGCAAGCCCGGCCCGGACCGGCACGGTCCGCATCGTTACCGAGCTGGGTCTGATTACTCGGCGCCTCAGCGGACCGCAACGGTCCGCCTCGTTACCGAGCTGGGTCTGATTACTCGGCGCCTCAGCGGACCGCAACGGTCCGCCTCGTTACCGAGCTGGGTCTGATTACTCGGCGCCTCAGCGGACCGCAACGGTCCGCCTCGTTACCGAGATAGGCTGACGAGCAAGTGTCCCCGTCGTCAGGAGCCCCTCGATGTCTCGGCCCGCTGCGGCTGTCCACCGTGTGATCAAGGCGTATGACGTGCGCGGTCTGGTCGGTGACGAAATCGACGAGTCGTTCGTCGCCGAGGTCGGCGCGGCGTTCGCCAGGCTGATGCGCGACGAGGGCGCGCGGCAGGTCGCCATCGGCTACGACATGCGGGACAGTTCGCCGAGCCTCGCGGCGGCCTTCGCGAGCGGTGTCACCGGCCAGGGCCTCGACGTGGTCCGGATCGGGCTGGCGTCCACCGACCAGCTGTACTTCGCGTCCGGCCTGCTCGACTGCCCGGGCGCGATGTTCACCGCGAGTCACAACCCGGCCGCCTACAACGGCATCAAGCTCTGCCGGGCCGGCGCCAAGCCCGTCGGTGCGGACACCGGGCTGGCCGCGATCAGCGACGACATCATCGCCGGGATTCCCGCCTACGACGGGACCAACGGCACCATCACCGACCAAGACGTGCTGACCGAATACGGCGAGTTCCTGCGTTCGCTGGTCAACACCTCCGACCTGCGTCCGCTGCGGGTCGCGGTGGACGCGGGCAACGGGATGGCCGGCCACACCGCACCCGCGGTGCTCGAAGCGATCGAGTCGATCACGTTGCTGCCGTTGTACTTCGAACTCGACGGCTCGTTCCCCAACCACGAGGCCAACCCGCTGGACCCGGCCAACCTGGCCGACCTCCAGGCTTTCGTGCGGGAGAACAACGCCGACATCGGGCTGGCGTTCGACGGCGACGCCGACCGCTGTTTCGTCATCGACGAACGCGGCCTGCCGGTCTCGCCGTCGACGGTCACCTCGCTCGTCGCCGCCCGCGAGCTGCACCGCGAGATCGGCGCGACGGTCATCCACAACCTGATCACCTCCCGGGCGGTGCCCGAGCTGGTCGTAGAACGCGGTGGCACGCCGGTTCGGTCCCGGGTCGGGCACTCCTACATCAAGGCCCTGATGGCCGACACCGGCGCGATCTTCGGCGGTGAACACTCCGCGCACTACTACTTCCGCGACTTCTGGGGCGCCGACTCCGGCATGCTGGCCGCTCTCTACGTGCTGGCCGAACTCGGCGAACAGCAGCGGCCGCTGTCCGAGCTGACCGCCGACTACCAGCGCTACGAGGCGTCCGGCGAGATCAACTTCACCGTGGCCGACGCCGAGTCGTGCGTCGAGGCGGTGCTGAGGTCGTTCGGCAGCCGGATCCAGTCCATCGACCACCTGGACGGAGTGACCGTCGATCTCGGTGAGGGCAGCTGGTTCAACCTGCGCAGCTCCAACACCGAACCGCTGCTGCGACTGAATGTGGAAGGCCGCTGCGTCGAGGACGTGGACAACGTCGTCGAGCACGTGG
This genomic window contains:
- a CDS encoding phosphomannomutase/phosphoglucomutase; the encoded protein is MSRPAAAVHRVIKAYDVRGLVGDEIDESFVAEVGAAFARLMRDEGARQVAIGYDMRDSSPSLAAAFASGVTGQGLDVVRIGLASTDQLYFASGLLDCPGAMFTASHNPAAYNGIKLCRAGAKPVGADTGLAAISDDIIAGIPAYDGTNGTITDQDVLTEYGEFLRSLVNTSDLRPLRVAVDAGNGMAGHTAPAVLEAIESITLLPLYFELDGSFPNHEANPLDPANLADLQAFVRENNADIGLAFDGDADRCFVIDERGLPVSPSTVTSLVAARELHREIGATVIHNLITSRAVPELVVERGGTPVRSRVGHSYIKALMADTGAIFGGEHSAHYYFRDFWGADSGMLAALYVLAELGEQQRPLSELTADYQRYEASGEINFTVADAESCVEAVLRSFGSRIQSIDHLDGVTVDLGEGSWFNLRSSNTEPLLRLNVEGRCVEDVDNVVEHVAGEIQRQAELVGQPEAVT